In Nicotiana tabacum cultivar K326 chromosome 19, ASM71507v2, whole genome shotgun sequence, one DNA window encodes the following:
- the LOC107780637 gene encoding agamous-like MADS-box protein AGL61, which produces MSTRLIKGSKSVRLAKIENQNNRQVTFSKRRNGVFKKANELAAMIGAEICIIVFPPGSKPYSFGHPNVNETIDKYVGEETPPSPSSPGIDGNKLKNTNKNLERQQEWFRGPIDKMNYTEASMLKEGLEYLLLKVKNYGTERGYGYENGKWKAE; this is translated from the exons ATGAGTACTAGACTGATTAAGGGTAGCAAAAGTGTTCGTCTCGCGAAGATAGAAAATCAGAATAATCGACAAGTGACTTTCTCAAAACGCCGAAATGGTGTCTTCAAGAAAGCAAATGAGCTTGCTGCTATGATAGGTGCTGAAATTTGCATCATCGTGTTTCCACCAG GTAGCAAGCCTTATTCTTTTGGACATCCAAATGTAAATGAAACCATCGATAAATATGTTGGCGAAGAAACGCCTCCATCACCATCATCACCAGGCATTGATGGCAA CAAACTCAAGAATACGAATAAGAATTTGGAGAGACAACAAGAGTGGTTCAGGGGTCCTATAGATAAGATGAACTACACGGAGGCTTCAATGTTGAAAGAGGGATTGGAATATTTGCTATTGAAGGTGAAGAACTATGGCACTGAACGTGGTTATGGTTACGAAAATGGAAAGTGGAAGGCTGAATAA